One Clupea harengus chromosome 12, Ch_v2.0.2, whole genome shotgun sequence DNA segment encodes these proteins:
- the fam163ba gene encoding protein FAM163B, translating to MTAGTVVITGGILATVILLCIIAVLCYCRLQYYCCKKEESESEEEEPDFAVTSRLPPVHSNHNLLAASAATATATHGIGVGGGGAIATANGPVALFTPPVTRKLTRSHTFCPSCTSRYELPFYLQPPEGLRNGGERLSYRAVQQQELQLPVEMPVPRYAHPQALHPQSLHPQALHPLASASKLNLTRSVTMREMFTRSCSISTDV from the exons ATGACAGCCGGGACAGTGGTCATCACAGGAGGAATTTTAGCAACAGTTATCTTACTATGTATCATTGCTGTACTGTGCTACTGTAGGCTGCAG TATTATTGCTGTAAGAAGGAGGAGTCGgagtcggaggaggaggagcccgACTTCGCCGTGACGTCCCGCCTCCCGCCCGTGCATTCCAACCACAACCTGCTGGCGGCATCTGCAGCCACGGCAACGGCCACCCACGGCATCGGGGTCGGCGGCGGTGGCGCCATTGCCACGGCCAATGGCCCAGTGGCCCTGTTCACGCCCCCCGTGACGCGCAAGCTGACGCGCTCGCACACCTTCTGCCCATCGTGCACGTCGCGCTACGAGCTGCCCTTCTACCTGCAGCCGCCCGAGGGCCTGCGCAACGGCGGCGAGCGCCTCAGTTACCGTGCAGTGCAGCAGCAGGAACTGCAGCTGCCCGTGGAGATGCCCGTGCCTAGGTACGCGCACCCACAAGCCTTGCACCCGCAGTCCTTGCACCCGCAGGCCCTGCACCCGCTAGCATCGGCCAGCAAGCTCAACCTGACAAGATCCGTCACCATGCGCGAGATGTTCACGCGCAGCTGCAGCATCAGTACCGATGTCTAG